A single window of Solenopsis invicta isolate M01_SB chromosome 3, UNIL_Sinv_3.0, whole genome shotgun sequence DNA harbors:
- the LOC105204612 gene encoding LHFPL tetraspan subfamily member 6 protein isoform X2, with protein sequence MTVLCVLWATLSTVASILACSGFYLPYWIQGRLLGKADAYFSSFRRCNYPRIRAPNATPEIVYECARYSSFWDIPSAWWQASTVTMGIGVAIAVIGALTLLAAASSFLPHILRTPKHTRILGSLQLLAAMICGGLVMYPIGWDNGEVRESCGKGANVYNLGKCSVSWSSHLLVGSVALLMLCFGLSFCAARHKPDANPHTDPLRI encoded by the exons ATGACAGTGCTGTGCGTGTTGTGGGCTACTCTGTCCACTGTGGCCTCGATCTTGGCGTGCTCTGGTTTTTACCTGCCTTATTGGATTCAG GGACGATTGCTGGGTAAGGCGGACGCGTACTTCAGTTCCTTTCGACGTTGCAACTATCCGCGAATCAGGGCGCCCAACGCCACGCCTGAGATAGTTTACGAGTGTGCGAGGTACTCCAG TTTTTGGGATATACCGAGTGCTTGGTGGCAAGCGAGCACAGTCACGATGGGAATTGGCGTCGCAATCGCAGTAATCGGTGCTCTGACGCTTCTGGCAGCGGCGTCGTCATTCCTCCCGCATATTCTCAGGACGCCAAAGCACACGAGAATCCTTGGCTCCTTACAATTGCTCGCTG CGATGATATGCGGCGGTCTGGTCATGTATCCGATAGGCTGGGATAATGGGGAGGTACGCGAATCCTGCGGGAAAGGGGCCAACGTTTACAATCTCG GGAAATGCTCGGTGTCCTGGTCGAGTCACTTGCTGGTCGGCTCGGTGGCCTTACTGATGCTGTGCTTCGGCCTGAGCTTCTGCGCGGCGCGACACAAGCCCGACGCGAACCCGCATACGGATCCCCTGCGCATTTGA
- the LOC105204612 gene encoding LHFPL tetraspan subfamily member 6 protein isoform X1, producing the protein MTVLCVLWATLSTVASILACSGFYLPYWIQGRLLGKADAYFSSFRRCNYPRIRAPNATPEIVYECARYSSFWDIPSAWWQASTVTMGIGVAIAVIGALTLLAAASSFLPHILRTPKHTRILGSLQLLAAAMICGGLVMYPIGWDNGEVRESCGKGANVYNLGKCSVSWSSHLLVGSVALLMLCFGLSFCAARHKPDANPHTDPLRI; encoded by the exons ATGACAGTGCTGTGCGTGTTGTGGGCTACTCTGTCCACTGTGGCCTCGATCTTGGCGTGCTCTGGTTTTTACCTGCCTTATTGGATTCAG GGACGATTGCTGGGTAAGGCGGACGCGTACTTCAGTTCCTTTCGACGTTGCAACTATCCGCGAATCAGGGCGCCCAACGCCACGCCTGAGATAGTTTACGAGTGTGCGAGGTACTCCAG TTTTTGGGATATACCGAGTGCTTGGTGGCAAGCGAGCACAGTCACGATGGGAATTGGCGTCGCAATCGCAGTAATCGGTGCTCTGACGCTTCTGGCAGCGGCGTCGTCATTCCTCCCGCATATTCTCAGGACGCCAAAGCACACGAGAATCCTTGGCTCCTTACAATTGCTCGCTG CAGCGATGATATGCGGCGGTCTGGTCATGTATCCGATAGGCTGGGATAATGGGGAGGTACGCGAATCCTGCGGGAAAGGGGCCAACGTTTACAATCTCG GGAAATGCTCGGTGTCCTGGTCGAGTCACTTGCTGGTCGGCTCGGTGGCCTTACTGATGCTGTGCTTCGGCCTGAGCTTCTGCGCGGCGCGACACAAGCCCGACGCGAACCCGCATACGGATCCCCTGCGCATTTGA
- the LOC105204612 gene encoding LHFPL tetraspan subfamily member 6 protein isoform X5: MTVLCVLWATLSTVASILACSGFYLPYWIQGRLLGKADAYFSSFRRCNYPRIRAPNATPEIVYECARYSSFWDIPSAWWQASTVTMGIGVAIAVIGALTLLAAASSFLPHILRTPKHTRILGSLQLLAAAMICGGLVMYPIGWDNGEVRESCGKGANVYNLGDKQSQGNARCPGRVTCWSARWPY; the protein is encoded by the exons ATGACAGTGCTGTGCGTGTTGTGGGCTACTCTGTCCACTGTGGCCTCGATCTTGGCGTGCTCTGGTTTTTACCTGCCTTATTGGATTCAG GGACGATTGCTGGGTAAGGCGGACGCGTACTTCAGTTCCTTTCGACGTTGCAACTATCCGCGAATCAGGGCGCCCAACGCCACGCCTGAGATAGTTTACGAGTGTGCGAGGTACTCCAG TTTTTGGGATATACCGAGTGCTTGGTGGCAAGCGAGCACAGTCACGATGGGAATTGGCGTCGCAATCGCAGTAATCGGTGCTCTGACGCTTCTGGCAGCGGCGTCGTCATTCCTCCCGCATATTCTCAGGACGCCAAAGCACACGAGAATCCTTGGCTCCTTACAATTGCTCGCTG CAGCGATGATATGCGGCGGTCTGGTCATGTATCCGATAGGCTGGGATAATGGGGAGGTACGCGAATCCTGCGGGAAAGGGGCCAACGTTTACAATCTCG GTGACAAGCAATCCCAG GGAAATGCTCGGTGTCCTGGTCGAGTCACTTGCTGGTCGGCTCGGTGGCCTTACTGA
- the LOC105204612 gene encoding LHFPL tetraspan subfamily member 6 protein isoform X4 produces the protein MTVLCVLWATLSTVASILACSGFYLPYWIQGRLLGKADAYFSSFRRCNYPRIRAPNATPEIVYECARYSSFWDIPSAWWQASTVTMGIGVAIAVIGALTLLAAASSFLPHILRTPKHTRILGSLQLLAAAMICGGLVMYPIGWDNGEVRESCGKGANVYNLGDKQSQVSATGIDQRLVGQTDVKTNITAMTAESHVFQ, from the exons ATGACAGTGCTGTGCGTGTTGTGGGCTACTCTGTCCACTGTGGCCTCGATCTTGGCGTGCTCTGGTTTTTACCTGCCTTATTGGATTCAG GGACGATTGCTGGGTAAGGCGGACGCGTACTTCAGTTCCTTTCGACGTTGCAACTATCCGCGAATCAGGGCGCCCAACGCCACGCCTGAGATAGTTTACGAGTGTGCGAGGTACTCCAG TTTTTGGGATATACCGAGTGCTTGGTGGCAAGCGAGCACAGTCACGATGGGAATTGGCGTCGCAATCGCAGTAATCGGTGCTCTGACGCTTCTGGCAGCGGCGTCGTCATTCCTCCCGCATATTCTCAGGACGCCAAAGCACACGAGAATCCTTGGCTCCTTACAATTGCTCGCTG CAGCGATGATATGCGGCGGTCTGGTCATGTATCCGATAGGCTGGGATAATGGGGAGGTACGCGAATCCTGCGGGAAAGGGGCCAACGTTTACAATCTCG GTGACAAGCAATCCCAGGTGAGTGCTACAGGAATAGACCAGAGGCTGGTGGGTCAAACCGACGTCAAAACCAACATAACAGCGATGACGGCCGAATCGCATGTATTTCAATAG